In the genome of Treponema pedis, one region contains:
- the flcA gene encoding periplasmic flagellar collar protein FlcA yields MPGIKELEKFKNELRGIANEPEIMANWGEKYEEIPLPKEAPVPDVNVDDLLGGIVLDNLDKQEDKAADKEKVADLDNPTDFNNIENEDIRNTDTESLPDLTDLDNIGDFSQDTVLSQDIPEIRETSNLDSPADTPDLSNTFEMPSFDAFSKNGETIESPSESKDNQMQEISLFMEERDEEDEPDTGKFNDMVSGLNLDSFGEQENQKNPADEKNNTADLDSDVPDVPEALLSGFGEMVEEARKNPDKEDSSFPDFSIDEPINTKSDFGEKDIPEIETLSDADEPEELKEEDDESLTSVSETEDYLPPTDIEPEDYVYSNVETSEPSGFDMPDISDSGLEDLDVEEISSPTAEDTDIGNFTVPDISESGLEDFEMPDTDSSDTSGNFKSGEPSSVQLENFDIGDLTPSIETDYSDTETEGSLASENETYNASQTAPPDFSGIDIPDLDEHTAFAIDDDVLNTDMGGGMDEFSVPESFTQFSPDKGFKFFDSKKTINEEEYEGKIPLSISEADYEKLIERISSFPLNVRLEIEDYLANGDDTELNKMEIVHLIISGVSLKKIAAKLEGILEKSITIPKGFDKKSYDEYEKEKKSFKYRFMHKILPAAILTAMTTILIFSILVLVWQFIYKPVTAEGIYKNGFAGIENEQYENAIKLFDEAGTYKKKRSWYFKFANAFRAKKQFLSAEAIYKRLLFDFNHDVQGGIEYADMLSTDLRNYEKAEEVLKRGVLDYHINDKNALLALGDVYLDWADEDSEKYENARKTFVSIINMYGENNTILGRMMRYFIRTDNLAEVLPLKEHFLNTKFDKNELIELSGYLLEKRYEPKPSDSDKLRSQIEDLRELLEKAIKTAPESPEANYNLGRFFIHNYKPEAAKIYLETAVKLYQDSIKMTPKRVIRELDSMRLYGELLSNDKRYNEAQEIYAKALSKYEDYTAQKRIYPSSIIGKLYADYGDISYFVSGDYDSALNAYEKASQELNNTPSIQYRIGYIHYQKENYIDAMTAMTLAYTEKPNDRNLLYGFGNVLFKRGNYFASQAYYERLMELLEAERIRKGIVFPQSRVDHAEFVENYMQTANNLGVVLNRIAVQNGDSNKNGRAISLLGESTRAWDALNRNPETMIRSKAVNLAYANIQNIVKPRSLFTPEIYSDIPKTLENEKVLQQLEDR; encoded by the coding sequence ATGCCAGGTATAAAAGAGCTTGAAAAATTCAAAAACGAACTCAGGGGAATAGCAAATGAGCCTGAAATTATGGCTAATTGGGGCGAAAAATATGAAGAAATTCCGCTCCCGAAAGAAGCTCCCGTTCCTGATGTAAATGTAGACGACTTATTAGGAGGCATAGTTCTTGACAATCTTGATAAACAGGAAGATAAAGCGGCGGATAAAGAAAAAGTTGCGGATTTAGACAATCCAACGGATTTTAATAATATAGAAAACGAAGATATTCGGAACACCGATACGGAAAGTTTGCCCGATTTAACCGATTTGGATAATATCGGCGATTTTTCACAGGACACCGTTTTATCACAAGATATACCTGAAATACGTGAAACGTCGAACTTAGACAGCCCGGCCGATACCCCCGACCTTTCAAATACCTTTGAAATGCCGTCCTTTGACGCTTTTTCAAAAAACGGCGAAACAATAGAAAGTCCTTCGGAATCTAAAGATAATCAAATGCAGGAAATTTCTCTTTTTATGGAAGAAAGAGATGAAGAAGACGAGCCGGATACGGGTAAATTTAACGATATGGTTTCAGGTTTAAACCTTGACTCTTTCGGCGAACAGGAAAATCAAAAAAATCCCGCAGATGAAAAAAACAATACGGCGGATTTGGACAGCGATGTTCCCGATGTACCTGAAGCTCTGCTTTCAGGCTTCGGCGAAATGGTGGAAGAAGCCCGAAAAAACCCCGATAAAGAAGACTCCTCATTTCCGGATTTCAGCATAGATGAGCCTATAAACACAAAGTCGGACTTCGGCGAAAAAGACATTCCTGAAATAGAAACTCTAAGCGATGCCGACGAACCGGAAGAACTTAAAGAAGAAGATGACGAAAGCCTAACTTCCGTATCTGAAACTGAAGATTATTTACCGCCTACGGATATTGAACCTGAAGATTACGTCTACAGTAATGTCGAAACTTCCGAACCGAGCGGTTTTGATATGCCCGATATTTCCGATTCGGGATTGGAAGACCTCGACGTTGAAGAAATTTCCTCCCCGACTGCCGAAGATACGGACATAGGCAATTTTACTGTGCCCGATATAAGCGAGTCCGGATTGGAAGACTTCGAAATGCCCGATACGGACTCTTCCGATACAAGCGGAAATTTTAAAAGCGGCGAACCTTCATCGGTGCAGCTTGAAAACTTCGATATAGGCGACCTTACTCCTTCAATAGAAACGGACTATTCGGATACCGAAACGGAAGGAAGTCTTGCAAGCGAAAATGAAACTTATAACGCAAGTCAAACGGCTCCTCCGGATTTCAGCGGAATAGATATTCCCGATTTAGATGAGCATACAGCCTTTGCAATAGACGATGATGTATTAAATACCGACATGGGCGGCGGAATGGATGAATTTTCCGTTCCCGAAAGTTTTACACAGTTTTCACCGGATAAGGGTTTTAAATTCTTCGATTCAAAAAAGACAATCAATGAAGAAGAATATGAAGGCAAAATTCCCCTTTCAATAAGCGAAGCCGATTACGAGAAACTTATAGAGCGCATTTCTTCATTCCCGTTAAATGTGCGGCTTGAAATTGAAGACTACCTTGCAAACGGAGATGACACGGAACTTAATAAGATGGAAATTGTTCACCTTATTATAAGCGGTGTTTCTCTTAAAAAAATTGCTGCTAAACTCGAAGGCATTTTAGAAAAATCGATTACAATTCCTAAAGGTTTTGATAAAAAATCTTACGATGAATATGAAAAAGAAAAGAAGAGTTTTAAATACCGCTTTATGCATAAAATTCTTCCTGCTGCAATTTTAACCGCAATGACGACTATTTTGATTTTTTCAATACTTGTGCTTGTCTGGCAGTTTATTTATAAACCGGTAACTGCAGAAGGAATTTATAAAAACGGATTTGCAGGTATTGAAAACGAACAATATGAAAATGCAATTAAACTTTTCGATGAAGCGGGAACATATAAGAAAAAAAGAAGCTGGTATTTTAAATTTGCAAACGCTTTCCGCGCAAAAAAACAATTTCTTTCCGCCGAAGCGATTTATAAAAGGCTTCTTTTCGATTTTAATCACGATGTACAAGGCGGAATTGAATATGCGGATATGTTAAGTACCGATTTAAGAAATTATGAAAAAGCGGAAGAAGTTTTAAAACGAGGTGTACTTGACTATCACATAAACGATAAAAATGCACTTCTTGCATTAGGCGATGTTTATTTAGATTGGGCAGATGAAGACTCTGAAAAGTATGAAAATGCAAGAAAAACCTTTGTTTCAATTATAAATATGTACGGAGAAAACAATACCATATTAGGAAGAATGATGCGGTACTTTATCCGCACGGATAATTTAGCTGAAGTCTTACCGTTAAAAGAACACTTTCTTAATACAAAATTTGATAAAAATGAGTTAATAGAATTAAGCGGCTATCTTTTGGAAAAACGATACGAGCCTAAACCGTCGGATTCCGATAAACTTAGAAGTCAAATCGAAGACCTTAGAGAACTTTTAGAGAAAGCAATAAAAACGGCTCCTGAAAGCCCTGAAGCAAATTATAATCTAGGAAGATTTTTTATTCATAATTATAAACCGGAAGCCGCAAAGATATATTTGGAAACGGCAGTTAAACTTTATCAAGACAGTATAAAAATGACTCCAAAAAGAGTAATACGCGAGCTTGACTCTATGCGGCTTTACGGAGAGCTTCTTTCAAACGATAAACGCTATAACGAGGCACAAGAAATTTATGCAAAGGCTCTTTCAAAATATGAAGATTACACCGCTCAAAAACGGATTTATCCCAGCAGTATAATCGGAAAACTTTATGCCGATTACGGAGACATTTCATATTTTGTATCTGGCGATTACGATTCCGCCTTAAACGCGTATGAAAAGGCAAGTCAGGAATTAAATAATACACCGTCCATTCAATACAGGATAGGTTATATTCATTACCAAAAAGAAAATTATATAGACGCAATGACTGCAATGACCTTGGCATATACCGAAAAACCTAATGACAGAAATCTTTTATACGGATTCGGAAATGTGCTTTTTAAACGCGGAAATTATTTTGCTTCTCAAGCTTATTATGAAAGACTTATGGAATTGCTTGAGGCGGAGCGCATCAGAAAAGGAATTGTTTTTCCGCAATCGCGGGTTGACCATGCGGAATTTGTAGAAAACTATATGCAAACTGCAAATAATTTAGGAGTGGTTTTAAATAGGATTGCCGTACAAAACGGAGATTCCAATAAAAACGGAAGGGCTATTTCTTTATTGGGAGAATCTACGAGAGCGTGGGACGCATTAAACAGAAATCCCGAAACAATGATTCGCTCAAAAGCGGTAAACCTTGCTTATGCAAATATTCAAAATATTGTAAAACCGCGCTCGCTTTTTACTCCGGAAATTTACAGCGATATTCCGAAAACCTTGGAAAACGAAAAAGTTTTGCAGCAGTTAGAAGACAGATAA
- a CDS encoding tetratricopeptide repeat protein: MNLNGISYLFFLLFSLSLYAQEKPDALILYKDGKYAEAVSICEAEIRQNPSNLDSYVVMAWALLADGQYKRSYDMASEGRKIVQNDPRLIETQAEACFYLGKNIEALNLFQDYIFYAPQGVRIPASYYFMGEIYLRMSKYRHADIAFSVAVTLDSFNSFWWVRLGYAREQTRDFRYSLEAYEKALSLNKNLVDAQRGKERVLKKILNYEYTIFGAYRNAGLPIKSSGIGSPCRAFC, from the coding sequence ATAAATTTAAACGGTATAAGTTATCTTTTTTTTCTGCTTTTTTCACTTTCTTTATATGCTCAAGAAAAGCCCGATGCCCTTATTTTGTATAAAGACGGAAAATATGCGGAAGCCGTTTCGATATGTGAAGCCGAAATAAGGCAGAATCCTTCAAATTTGGACAGCTACGTAGTTATGGCATGGGCCTTGCTTGCGGACGGACAATATAAGCGCTCTTATGATATGGCTTCGGAGGGGCGTAAAATAGTCCAAAACGACCCGCGTTTAATTGAAACCCAAGCGGAAGCCTGTTTTTATTTAGGTAAAAATATCGAAGCGTTGAACCTTTTTCAGGATTATATTTTTTATGCCCCGCAGGGAGTACGTATTCCGGCTTCTTACTATTTTATGGGTGAAATATATTTGCGTATGTCAAAATACAGGCATGCCGATATTGCCTTTTCCGTAGCCGTTACCCTTGATTCCTTTAACAGTTTTTGGTGGGTAAGATTGGGCTATGCCCGCGAGCAGACAAGGGATTTCCGCTATTCGCTTGAGGCCTACGAAAAAGCTCTTTCGCTTAATAAAAATCTTGTAGATGCGCAAAGGGGAAAAGAGCGGGTTTTAAAAAAAATTTTAAATTATGAATATACAATTTTCGGTGCGTATAGAAACGCTGGGCTGCCGATTAAATCAAGTGGAATCGGAAGCCCTTGCCGTGCGTTTTGCTGA
- the brnQ gene encoding branched-chain amino acid transport system II carrier protein, which translates to MNKKTGDVIVIGFALFAMFLGAGNLIFPPTLGHLAGTEWFFALLGFLVTGVGMPVLGIISMGKCGGSLSDFTKNINNVFGTFFIIFVMLIIGPLFAIPRTAATTYEIAVRPMNFGISSVTSSFIFFAITLFFVLTPNNVIDRVGKFLTPALILVLALLVIKGIITPIADPASPSIDKIFLRGFKEGYQTMDALGSMILATIVISGITSKGYTEKKDLLKMTVYTGFLACLGLGLVYGGLVYVGATGSSVLPEQLSRTEIVVKSSELLWGNAGRVVLGLAIGLACLTTSIGLTATAGEYFANRFKDDISYRATVIIICVVSFFLSNFGVDNIIAIAGPILEVVYPVAIVLIILNLFIDYIPNRYFYSGAVIGTLCISVLQGLVAAKELINNLLIKIGAVPSMNTEALSFNTTIRVLKHLPFEGIGFPWLLPAIGMSLLFGFGYILSEITKKAPSMKNK; encoded by the coding sequence ATGAATAAAAAAACGGGAGATGTAATCGTTATAGGATTTGCTCTGTTTGCAATGTTTTTAGGTGCGGGAAACCTGATTTTTCCGCCTACTTTAGGACACCTTGCAGGAACCGAATGGTTTTTTGCTTTATTGGGCTTTTTGGTAACCGGTGTAGGAATGCCTGTTTTGGGTATTATTTCTATGGGAAAATGCGGCGGCAGTCTTTCGGATTTTACTAAAAATATAAATAACGTTTTCGGAACCTTTTTTATAATTTTTGTTATGCTTATAATAGGGCCTCTTTTTGCAATTCCGAGAACGGCCGCAACTACTTATGAAATTGCGGTTAGACCTATGAATTTCGGAATAAGCTCGGTTACCTCATCATTTATATTTTTTGCAATAACGCTTTTTTTCGTTTTGACGCCGAATAATGTTATAGACCGTGTAGGTAAATTTTTAACACCGGCTCTTATTTTAGTTTTAGCTCTTTTGGTAATAAAGGGTATTATTACTCCTATCGCGGACCCTGCAAGCCCCTCTATCGATAAAATCTTTTTACGGGGTTTTAAAGAAGGTTATCAAACTATGGACGCCTTGGGGTCTATGATTTTAGCTACCATAGTTATTTCAGGGATAACTTCAAAGGGGTATACGGAAAAAAAAGACCTTTTAAAAATGACGGTTTATACCGGATTTTTAGCCTGTTTGGGGCTGGGACTGGTTTACGGCGGGCTTGTTTATGTCGGGGCTACGGGAAGCTCCGTTTTACCCGAACAGCTTTCAAGGACGGAAATTGTTGTAAAATCAAGCGAATTGCTTTGGGGAAATGCGGGCCGAGTAGTGCTCGGGCTTGCAATAGGGCTTGCATGTTTAACTACCTCAATCGGCTTAACCGCTACGGCCGGAGAATATTTTGCAAACCGCTTTAAAGACGATATAAGCTATAGGGCAACCGTAATAATTATTTGCGTCGTAAGTTTTTTTCTTTCAAATTTCGGTGTGGATAATATTATTGCAATTGCAGGCCCTATTCTTGAAGTGGTTTATCCCGTAGCTATAGTTCTTATAATTTTAAATTTATTTATCGATTATATTCCGAATAGATATTTTTACAGCGGTGCGGTTATAGGAACCCTTTGTATAAGCGTTTTACAGGGCCTGGTGGCGGCTAAAGAGTTAATAAATAACCTGCTTATTAAAATCGGGGCGGTTCCTTCGATGAATACGGAAGCCCTAAGTTTTAATACTACAATCAGGGTTTTAAAACACCTTCCGTTTGAAGGTATAGGCTTCCCATGGCTTTTACCCGCAATCGGAATGTCTTTGTTGTTCGGTTTCGGATATATTTTATCCGAAATAACTAAAAAAGCTCCTTCAATGAAAAATAAATAA
- the sdaAB gene encoding L-serine ammonia-lyase, iron-sulfur-dependent subunit beta, protein MDIFDIIGPVMIGPSSSHTAGAVRIGYLTRMLLAEPAVEARVYLHGSFAHTYKGHGTDRAIAAGIMGMKPDNERIRNSLTLAKEQGLNIKFETIELSNAHPNTAFIEVKGIDGKKLSVKGSSIGGGNIIITEINGKQVEITGKSPTLVVEYSDIPGRIAAITSITARHRINISQIHIGRDYRGGTATMCLQMDGLSVDSTVKEDILKIDNVYDAILIQPV, encoded by the coding sequence ATGGATATTTTCGATATCATCGGACCTGTTATGATAGGTCCTTCAAGCTCGCATACGGCGGGAGCGGTGCGTATAGGATACTTAACGCGCATGTTATTGGCCGAACCTGCCGTAGAAGCCCGTGTTTATCTGCACGGCTCCTTTGCTCATACATATAAGGGACACGGCACCGATAGAGCCATAGCCGCAGGTATTATGGGAATGAAGCCCGACAATGAACGTATAAGAAACAGCCTTACTCTTGCAAAAGAGCAGGGTTTAAATATAAAATTTGAAACAATAGAGCTTTCAAACGCTCACCCCAACACCGCTTTTATAGAAGTTAAAGGAATAGACGGAAAAAAACTGTCCGTTAAAGGCTCTTCCATAGGCGGCGGAAATATTATTATTACCGAAATTAACGGAAAACAAGTCGAAATTACCGGAAAAAGCCCGACTCTGGTAGTGGAATACAGCGATATTCCCGGAAGAATTGCCGCTATAACTTCGATAACCGCCCGACACAGGATAAACATTTCGCAAATTCATATCGGAAGAGATTACCGCGGCGGAACCGCAACTATGTGCCTTCAGATGGACGGACTAAGCGTGGACAGCACCGTTAAGGAAGATATACTTAAAATAGATAATGTTTACGATGCCATACTTATCCAGCCCGTTTAA
- a CDS encoding DMT family transporter, producing the protein MKNKGSYLTREEIFARLALFIATVLWGSTFTAVSGTGDFFKPNFLLAMRFLPACLILCLVFIVRLKSFNLRYVKTGAFLGLIMFAGYALQTVAITQAGGLPGRSAFLTATYCVLVPFVNAAVCKQRPDKYNIFAAFLCLAGVASISMPELLAEKAAGINRGDVLSLISAAVFAFYIVLLPRFIKDIDSVLITISQFAFAGTYALIFSLLFEDNSKTVWNGTSVFVLAYLTVLCTALCVLLQAAGQKKTPPSTAALIFSLESVFGILFSAVFTGEKFTSASAAGCFCIFSSIVISETKPKIKRLIRLTIGHL; encoded by the coding sequence ATGAAAAATAAAGGTTCTTATCTTACGCGTGAAGAAATTTTTGCGCGGCTTGCACTTTTTATTGCGACCGTTTTATGGGGAAGTACCTTTACGGCTGTAAGCGGCACGGGCGATTTTTTTAAACCCAATTTTTTGCTGGCAATGAGGTTTTTGCCCGCCTGTTTAATTTTATGCCTTGTTTTTATCGTGCGTTTAAAATCGTTTAATTTAAGGTATGTTAAAACGGGAGCTTTTTTGGGGCTTATAATGTTTGCAGGTTATGCTCTTCAAACCGTTGCAATTACTCAGGCAGGCGGGCTTCCGGGAAGGAGCGCCTTTTTAACGGCAACTTATTGCGTTTTAGTTCCTTTTGTGAACGCGGCGGTTTGTAAACAAAGGCCCGATAAATATAATATTTTTGCCGCATTTTTATGCCTTGCCGGGGTTGCTTCAATTTCGATGCCGGAATTACTTGCCGAAAAGGCTGCCGGTATAAATCGGGGCGATGTGCTTTCGTTAATAAGCGCTGCCGTATTTGCCTTTTATATTGTGCTTTTACCGCGTTTTATTAAAGATATCGATTCCGTTTTAATTACGATTTCTCAATTTGCTTTTGCGGGAACTTATGCCTTAATTTTTTCGCTATTGTTTGAAGATAATTCGAAAACCGTGTGGAACGGGACTTCCGTTTTTGTTTTAGCCTATCTTACGGTTTTGTGTACCGCCCTGTGCGTGCTTTTGCAAGCGGCGGGACAAAAAAAAACGCCGCCTTCGACGGCAGCCTTAATATTTTCGCTTGAATCGGTTTTCGGTATTTTGTTTTCGGCAGTGTTTACGGGCGAAAAGTTTACATCAGCTTCGGCTGCGGGCTGTTTTTGTATTTTTTCTTCGATAGTTATATCCGAAACGAAGCCTAAAATAAAAAGGCTTATTCGGCTTACTATAGGGCACCTTTAA
- the mtaB gene encoding tRNA (N(6)-L-threonylcarbamoyladenosine(37)-C(2))-methylthiotransferase MtaB has product MNIQFSVRIETLGCRLNQVESEALAVRFAEAGFKIFSKDVAFSDKNRVKLCFINTCTVTGKAEQKARRLIRLLLKTHPEAVVVVTGCYAELEAEFIESISPRVEAFSGKRKDELYTIPEFLKESLALTDFYDTESIKKIISEFKTKVYAKKDFKFSSSKMFKLSSPVFMFHSRASLKVQDGCNNACSYCRIRLARGGSISLPAEEAVNRLRQIEKNGAGEVVLSGVNLSQYYDEKTGGFANLLSLLLKESGHIRIRISSLYPETIDEAILPVLRNGRVCPHFHLSIQSGSDKILKAMNRQYCREDIFKAVNRLREVKDKPFIGCDIITGFPSETEEDFEETFSLCKDLKIPGVHVFPFSARPGTGAFLMKSKIPEREAGLRAEKLSALSEKNYTEYLKACNGKVFFAVVEKPVKAKPLEVVTENYLSLPLKIDFFADKYKGGEGVFVKINGNTAELLP; this is encoded by the coding sequence ATGAATATACAATTTTCGGTGCGTATAGAAACGCTGGGCTGCCGATTAAATCAAGTGGAATCGGAAGCCCTTGCCGTGCGTTTTGCTGAAGCCGGTTTTAAAATATTTTCAAAAGACGTTGCATTTTCCGATAAAAATCGGGTAAAATTATGTTTTATAAACACTTGCACGGTTACGGGCAAGGCCGAGCAAAAAGCGAGGCGGCTTATAAGGCTTCTTTTAAAAACTCACCCGGAAGCCGTCGTAGTGGTTACGGGCTGCTATGCGGAACTTGAAGCCGAATTTATCGAAAGTATTTCTCCGCGCGTTGAGGCATTTTCGGGGAAGCGCAAAGATGAGCTTTACACAATACCGGAATTTTTAAAAGAATCGTTAGCCTTAACCGATTTTTACGATACGGAAAGCATAAAGAAAATTATTTCCGAATTTAAAACAAAGGTTTATGCAAAAAAAGACTTTAAGTTCAGCTCTTCCAAAATGTTTAAACTCAGCTCTCCGGTTTTTATGTTTCATTCAAGGGCAAGTTTAAAAGTTCAGGACGGCTGTAATAATGCCTGTTCTTATTGCAGAATAAGACTTGCACGGGGAGGCTCCATTTCTCTTCCCGCCGAAGAAGCCGTAAACCGCCTAAGGCAAATCGAAAAAAACGGTGCCGGTGAAGTTGTTTTGTCGGGCGTTAATCTTTCGCAATATTATGATGAAAAAACTGGAGGCTTTGCAAATTTACTTTCCCTTCTTTTAAAAGAAAGCGGGCATATACGCATACGTATTTCAAGTCTTTACCCCGAAACGATTGATGAGGCAATTTTACCCGTTTTACGTAACGGAAGGGTATGTCCCCATTTTCATCTTTCGATTCAATCGGGAAGCGATAAAATATTAAAGGCGATGAACAGGCAATATTGCCGTGAGGATATTTTTAAAGCCGTAAACCGTTTAAGAGAGGTAAAAGATAAGCCCTTTATCGGCTGCGATATTATTACGGGGTTTCCTTCCGAAACGGAGGAAGATTTTGAAGAAACCTTTTCTCTTTGTAAGGATTTAAAAATCCCGGGCGTACATGTATTTCCTTTTTCGGCAAGGCCCGGAACAGGGGCTTTTTTAATGAAAAGTAAAATCCCGGAGCGCGAGGCGGGTTTACGGGCGGAAAAACTTTCGGCTCTTTCCGAAAAAAATTACACCGAATATTTAAAGGCCTGTAACGGAAAAGTGTTTTTTGCCGTTGTGGAAAAACCCGTAAAAGCTAAGCCCTTGGAGGTTGTAACCGAAAACTATCTTTCTCTTCCTTTAAAAATTGACTTTTTTGCCGATAAATATAAGGGCGGGGAGGGCGTTTTTGTAAAAATTAACGGTAATACCGCCGAGCTTTTGCCTTAA
- a CDS encoding bactofilin family protein yields the protein MSQIEKIDLLDLDEEDYDTVLASDIYFSGKIECKKPFMIKGYVEGNLFSTSDVTIDENSSVKANIKADRVVIKGSVEGDVTAETMVHVFSCGKLIGDVTAPEVVLESGCVFNGICTMTKDSQIGR from the coding sequence ATGTCTCAAATAGAAAAGATAGATTTATTGGATTTAGATGAAGAAGATTACGATACCGTACTTGCTTCGGATATTTATTTTAGCGGAAAAATAGAATGTAAAAAACCTTTTATGATAAAAGGTTATGTAGAGGGAAATTTGTTTTCTACAAGCGATGTTACGATAGACGAAAATTCTTCGGTTAAGGCGAATATAAAAGCCGACAGGGTTGTTATAAAAGGCTCCGTTGAAGGCGATGTTACCGCCGAAACTATGGTGCATGTTTTTTCGTGCGGAAAACTTATAGGCGATGTAACGGCTCCGGAAGTGGTTTTGGAAAGCGGCTGCGTTTTTAACGGAATTTGTACAATGACAAAGGATTCTCAAATTGGCAGATAA
- a CDS encoding leucine-rich repeat protein: MKKILFMACLTAMVFVGASCTGKEGASSAKPLPADCFSYTLTDDGKGIVIQGFSRKVYDEFTEKDGNGYLRRTFSVLNIPSEIEGLPVKLIYTYNDLSSKFDSVIIPDGVTVPSEPGYNYKPIISTKKLILGKNVQFPDSYEFEHLEEFVVPESVTELGRYVYGTFTTAVIPEHIKEIPKHSGFSGCFDLKEITFPDGIKIDKDAYFPMTTLSVKTQQRLRELGYKK; the protein is encoded by the coding sequence ATGAAAAAAATTTTATTTATGGCTTGCCTGACGGCAATGGTATTTGTAGGCGCGTCATGCACGGGAAAAGAAGGCGCTTCTTCGGCTAAACCCTTGCCTGCGGACTGTTTTTCTTACACTCTTACCGATGACGGTAAAGGAATAGTAATACAAGGCTTTTCGAGAAAAGTGTACGACGAGTTTACCGAAAAGGACGGCAATGGGTACCTGAGACGTACATTTTCAGTTTTAAACATTCCTTCCGAAATTGAAGGTCTTCCCGTAAAACTCATATACACCTATAACGATCTTTCTTCAAAATTCGATTCGGTTATTATTCCCGATGGGGTTACCGTTCCGTCAGAGCCTGGGTATAATTACAAGCCGATTATTTCCACAAAAAAACTTATATTGGGAAAAAACGTGCAGTTTCCCGACAGCTATGAGTTTGAACACTTGGAAGAATTCGTTGTTCCCGAATCCGTAACCGAATTGGGAAGGTACGTTTACGGAACATTTACAACGGCGGTTATTCCGGAGCATATTAAAGAAATTCCTAAACACAGCGGCTTTAGCGGGTGCTTTGATTTAAAAGAAATTACCTTCCCCGACGGTATTAAAATCGACAAGGATGCATACTTTCCTATGACAACATTATCGGTAAAAACCCAGCAAAGGCTCCGCGAGCTCGGGTACAAGAAGTAA
- the sdaAA gene encoding L-serine ammonia-lyase, iron-sulfur-dependent, subunit alpha, with translation MEYKTIQELVNLAVKKNVRISDIILDDQSASLEETKEKCFDRMKEHLNVMLDSIEKGTNPDIRSTSGLTGGDAYKIYERSENGTALCGPLLANGIRMAMAVSELNASMGKIVAAPTAGSCGILPGAIGAVLKTKDVKKEDAVMSLFTAGAIGMVIANSASISGAEGGCQAECGSASAMAAGAVVELCGGNPEMVSNAAAIAIKCILGLVCDPVAGLVEVPCVKRNASGVSLAFTAAELALAGIKSVIPVDEVILTMKKVGDSMPASLRETAEGGLACSPTGKMLQKKIFGIK, from the coding sequence ATGGAATATAAAACTATACAGGAACTTGTAAACCTTGCCGTAAAAAAGAACGTACGGATTTCGGATATAATCTTAGACGACCAAAGCGCCTCCCTCGAAGAAACGAAAGAAAAATGTTTTGACAGAATGAAAGAACATTTAAACGTAATGCTTGATTCAATAGAAAAAGGAACGAATCCCGATATACGCTCTACAAGCGGATTAACGGGCGGCGATGCATATAAAATTTACGAACGCTCCGAAAACGGGACAGCCCTTTGCGGCCCGCTTTTGGCAAACGGAATACGAATGGCAATGGCGGTTTCGGAATTAAACGCTTCAATGGGAAAAATCGTAGCCGCCCCTACGGCAGGTTCTTGCGGTATATTACCGGGAGCAATAGGAGCCGTACTGAAAACAAAAGACGTAAAAAAAGAAGATGCGGTTATGTCGCTTTTTACGGCAGGAGCTATAGGCATGGTAATTGCGAATTCGGCATCAATCTCAGGGGCGGAAGGAGGCTGTCAAGCCGAATGCGGTTCGGCTTCCGCAATGGCGGCAGGAGCCGTAGTGGAACTTTGCGGGGGAAATCCCGAAATGGTATCAAATGCGGCGGCAATTGCAATTAAATGTATTTTAGGTCTGGTCTGCGACCCCGTAGCCGGCTTGGTTGAAGTTCCCTGCGTAAAACGGAACGCTTCCGGAGTAAGCCTTGCCTTTACCGCAGCGGAACTTGCGCTTGCGGGAATAAAAAGCGTCATACCGGTTGATGAAGTAATTCTTACGATGAAAAAAGTAGGAGATTCAATGCCCGCTTCCTTACGTGAAACCGCGGAAGGAGGGCTCGCCTGCTCGCCTACGGGAAAAATGCTTCAAAAAAAGATTTTCGGAATAAAATAA